The Thermococcus sp. M36 genome contains the following window.
GTTTTAAATAGCAATCGTTGTTTTATAATAAAACCGTTTTATAATCACGGCTTACTTTCATAATTTCTTCCAAATGCAAGTGCATAGCGGCTTCTGCAGTAGCAACATCTTGCAATGCAATAGCATCTAAAATATTTTTGTGTTCTGCAATAGCCCTTGTGCTTCTGTCTGTTCCGCAGATTTTTCTTTCTACAATTGTTCTGATTAAATCTGGAACAACAATCAGCATCATACCTTCTATAACCTGATTTTTTGCAGCAGAAGCAATTTTCATGTGAAAAATCATATCTTCTTCAAAAGCATTTAAGCCTTTAGTAGCTCTCTTTTCATGGTCTTTTAAAGCAGTTTCAATTTCAGCAAGGTCTGTATCAGTTCTTCTCTGGCAGGCTAATTTGATAGCATTCAATTCC
Protein-coding sequences here:
- a CDS encoding FadR/GntR family transcriptional regulator encodes the protein ALPILEFYGLLKTSPQSGTYVAGLGIKVLDSLLGDVINLNKDDFVALIEARYYMELNAIKLACQRRTDTDLAEIETALKDHEKRATKGLNAFEEDMIFHMKIASAAKNQVIEGMMLIVVPDLIRTIVERKICGTDRSTRAIAEHKNILDAIALQDVATAEAAMHLHLEEIMKVSRDYKTVLL